The Capricornis sumatraensis isolate serow.1 chromosome 20, serow.2, whole genome shotgun sequence genome contains the following window.
AGCTCCTCATTGTTAAAGTGGCCCATCTAAATCTATTCAGTTTCTGCAAGGTCATACCCTTGCTCCCTTCCACATCTTTCAGGATCTCTGATACCAAGTAAAAGCTCTCTATAGATCTCAAGACACTTCCATCAATTAATTCATATTGTCAGAGACCCTCTCCTTACCTATAATCCCCAGCACTCCCTCAGTCCCCAGAAATTCCTTTCTTAGGCTTCTCAACCATCCCTCACTTCTTCAGGTCCCTCAGAAATACCCTCAGTCACCATCAGTTTCTCACAGTCTCCCACAGACCTTTTACAGACACCTCAAgtcctttctgacttcactcctCTCCAGGAAGACCATTTTACCTCTTCACACCTCTAAGCATCTCTAGACACCCAGAGGTCCCTCGTAGCCACTTACAAACCGCTCTAGCACCCTTCAACAAACGTTGTCATCTCGTACAGACATTCGGATAAGATTCCTTCAGACTGACTCCCTCAGACTCCCACGGACCCCCATATCCTCTGGCGGTTGCACACGTGCGGCCCACTCCGCACTTCCCACGGGTTCTGGCCGTTAAGTAACCGCCACTGTTCCGCCCTGTTCTCCTGCCCTTGTAAGCCTTCTTGGTCCAGGTTAGGATTCCCCAGGATTTGGGGCTTGAGTCAGATTTTTGCTTTTGGACTCCGAGCCGCCGTCAGAGGGCAGCAGGAACTCTTTGACTGTGGGATTACTACAACTCCCAGAAGCACCCGCTCTGGACTATGCCGTGATGTAGCCGCATTCATTGCGAAGAGAGCGGAAGTGTGACTGTGCTTTGCCTTCTGGTTAATGTAGTACGAAAGGCTTCAGAGTTACTATCCGTCCTGCCCCGGGAGTTTGTGTCCGCTGGGAATTGCACTCAACTACAGCGTGGACGAGACTTTTTTCAAAGGGCAGGGCAATTAGAGTGATCACAGGATCTGATTAAAGTGAAGCCTAGAACTCCATTTCCCGTCATTCCacgaggcaggagaagagggtgacttCATTTCAGTTACAAATACTTCCGGAACACACAGACGACACATTCACGTGAACTCTTAtttcccagcacacacacacacactcaaacgaACTCCGTTTCCCAGCGCGCTTTGGACTGCCGTCCTTCCGGGTATTAATCGATAAGTGGGGGCAACATAATGCGAGCACAAAACGCGAGGCTACTCCTAGCAGCTGGCTTCCTTCTTTTGGGCCTTCCAGGATCCTGTAATTTAGGAAGCCTGCGGGTTCAAAGAGCTTAATGGGATGTTCAAGAtaaattgtgttttcatttttttcaacctTCAGTTCAGCCTCCAGGTGCAACGTACATTGTTAGGAAAAGCTAGACAATATCCGAAGACTGTATTGTCTTGAAAATCCACCGGAAACTTTGTTTCCTAAATCGTTGGCGGGGAGGGTTTTCCTTCCGGATTTGTGGAAACTTGGGAGTGTTTGCACTCCATTTTCCAGTAGTCCCTGATTGACTTCGGCTCTTTCTTGGGACCTGGCGTCAGGAGAGGAGGCGTTGAAACTTTCCGCAGTCTCTTTTAGGCGACTGCCTTTCCCCTTTCGCTCACGCTCTTTCCGGCAAACCTCAGCTGTCTTCTCACAAAGGGTCGGGATCCGGTCTGGACTATTCCCCAGCATGCTTCAGGATTACGGTAGACCCCGCCCCCTCAGTCAATGGTAAGGCCGCCTTGAACTCCATTTCCCAGAAGACACAAGGCTCGCTGTAGCAACTACCCTGAAGCCTCGGTGttgactacatttcccagcaggGATTGCGGCCTAGCGAACGAGGGTGGAGGAATGCTCTGCCTCTCCATTTCCTAGCCTATTTCCGGAACTGCAATATCCACTTGGAGCTTAGGAATCACATGGGACTCCATTTCCCGGCGTGCTTTGGAAGTAGCTTTATACCTGCAATGCGGTGAGGGCGTGGCGACGACTACATTTCCCGGCTTGCCTCACAGCCCGATAGCGGCGGGTCCACCGGCTCCGACTCAATTTCCCAGAGTGCACTTGGCGCCAGTCGACATACAACCAATAAATTAAGTGAGCGATTGGACTCCGTTTCCCGGAGTGCATCGGGCCTATACAGCTCACTGACGGAGTTGCCTGAGACTACATTTCTGAGGCACACCTAGGGACGCGCGGTTGCCGCAATGGAGTGAGTGTGCGACTCTGACTCTGCTTCAGAAAGTGCTTCAGAGTCCGTTGTGGGCAATTGTCCAACTTATTGCCCGGGAGTCTCTTTTCCGAGGTGCAGCGCGACTCATCATCGCCGCAGCCCTCTCTGAGGTCTTTGCGGACTCCATTTCCCAGCGTGCCACGCGGCTCTCTGTGAGGGCCTAGAGCGGCGACGGCGTCGCGTAGGGCCGGCGGACTGCATCTCCCAGCGTGCCCCGCGGCGGGCGCTGGGCCGGAGCCGGAGCCCGAGCGGCGCGGCCTGGAAGAGGCCGTAGCCcgggggaggcggcggcggcggcagcggcgggggCAGCCCGGGCAGCCCGAGCCCCGCGGCCTGGGCCTGCGCTCGGCGCCATGAGCGGTGGCGCGCCTTCGGGCGGCGGCCCTGGGGGCTCGGGCCGGGCGCGGACCAGCTCGTTCGCGGAGCCAggcggcggaggcggcggcggcggcggcggcccggggGGTTCGGCCTCTGGCCcaggcggcagcggcggcgggaAGACGTCAGTCGGAGCCATGGGCGGGGGCGTGGGGGCCTCGAGCTCCGGGGGTGGCCCCAGCGGCAGCGGCGGAGGAGGCAGCGGCGGCCCCGGCGCGGGCACCAGCTTCCCGCCGCCCGGAGTGAAGCTGGGCCGTGAGTACTAGCGGTGCCCGTGGCGGGTGGAGATCGGATCCCTGAAGCCATTCAGACGTCGATCAGGTTCTTCTTTATGCTCAGGGAGGAGCTCGAGGTCACTGTGCCTTCCCAAACTGGGATCTGAGATCTACCGCCTCCCGGAGAGAGGGATTCGGGGGGGTTACCATCACTTGGAGTGTAGAATTAGAATTAGTAATCCTCCAAAAGACAGGGTCACAGGTTCCTGTTCTTCCAGTCCCGAAGTCTTGGGTCCGTGAACCTTAAAAACAGGAATCTGATGTTGCCATCCATTCGAGAACAGATCAGGGGTCATTGTCGCTTGCAAATGGGGCTCAAGGGTTATTGTTTCTCAAGAGAACACGAATAAGATCACCACCACCCAGAGAAGGGATCTGAATTTGGTCCCCTTTAGAGCATGGGGATTTGGAGTATCACTTAGAAGCAGGGATTTGGACTTGCTGTGGCCTCAAAGAACAGGGCCAGGGCTTTCCAAATCTGATATCCAGATTCCCTTTTAAAACACTATCTGCCCATAATATGTAGAATTGTACACCCAATGGTGGAAATTAATGATTGCTGCTTCTTGAGGACAGATTGGAAGTCAGCATACCTTTCAGACCAAGTTCATAGTCACTAATATTCAAGAAAAGATGTCTTTCTTGAAGGGTTTTCTTTCACAGAAAACGCAATGGGGGCAGGGGCGGTTACCAGTCCCTCCCCTAGAATAAGGATGTGAAGTTATACCCATTTCATTATTCTGATGTATGATGTCATTGACTCTGGATAAATAGCTATATAGGATCCTCTCCCTCACTGGCCCCTCTGAATGGATCTGATTCATCACTGACTTCTTTTCTTTGGGGAACCTTTCACCAGTTACCCCAAGAAGAGGGATCCCTGTCCTCCAAGAATGCCACCAACTTTTGCTGCCATCGCAGAATGTTTTGGGAATTTCCTTTAAAGGACTGAGGCTAGGATAAACCCTTGATGATAGAGACCAGGTTCACCATTCTCACTATTAAGTGTTCGTCCATTAGGGACCAGTTACATACACGATGGGGTCTGGGGCTCCGAACCTCACAGGTGAGGTCAGGCCAGTGCTTTTTTCTAGCCCCAGAGTATTTGGGTAAGAGCTAATTGTCTCCCAAAAGTGAGAGTTAAGGCGCTGGCACTCCCTACGGGAAGAGTCATTCTTTTCTGTCACCAGAAACCAGTGGTGAAGTTACCAGCTGCACTTAGGGAGGACTTAAGAGATCACTGTCCCCCAAGTTGTGGGAAAGGTTAGGGCTTTACTGACATAGAAGTACCTCAGGGTTCCTGCTCTCAAGTGGAAGAGGTTAGGTCAGGCTCTCCCTAGAGAGGAGGGAGCAGAAGGCAGTTAGCTCTCATCATGGATGGATTCAACATCTGGGAGTGGTGGTGCCTCCTCACATCAGGAGGGACCAGTAATTTGCTGCTCACCAGAAGTGGAAATTAGAGGTTACCAACCCTGGCACAGCAAGAGGTTTTATGTGTCAGTATTCTCCCCTGTGGAGGAGTCAGGATTTGGGGTTCCCTGAAGGGAAGAGGGGGAAAGGAGACATCTAGGAGCCACCTTTGAAGATGGGGGAGGGACAAAGACCGTCCCCCGCCCATAAGCTTCCTCTAGAGACTCCCTGCCCTCTCACAGCCCCAGGATGGGGTGGTGGCCCGAGGGGAAAGGTCAGTAGATTGTTCCCTTTGCTCCCCAGGTGACAGTGGGAAGGTGACCACAGTGGTAGCCACTCTAGGCCAAGGCCCGGAGCGCTCCCAGGAGGTGGCTTACACAGACATCAAAGTGATTGGCAGTGGCTCATTTGGGGTCGTGTACCAGGCACGGCTGGCAGACACCAGGGAATTGGTGGCCATCAAGAAGGTTCTCCAGGACAAGAGGTTCAAGGTAGCTTGCGGGGAACGGGGATCAGGAGGTTTGACTGCACATGACTGGTGGGGGAACTCCAGCAAGAGTGCTGGACTTGGGTTTGTACAGGGGGTCTGAGCATGGGCCAGAGGAGAAGAGTGTGAGCTGTGTGGGGATGTGGATTCCAAGAGAACCCAGAGCTGACTTTTATTGGGCTCTTGTTCTTCGTAAGTGCTTTGTAGGTGAGTTTAACTTAGCGCAAAGATTCTCTGAGGGTAGGTGCTGTTGTTACTCCCATTCTAAGCAAGCAGAAgctggaaactgagactcagataaGAGAATTACACAAGGTCAAGTCTAGAATCTGATTCCCAAGCACTTCACCTTAACTACTGAGTTACTCTGCTACccagaagagaaaggaagctgATGGGGCTGATTCTGTCTGCAAAGGTCAGGCTCTGCCCCCAGGGTCTGGCACTTGCTGGGAGAAACCCCGCCTGTGCTGCAGATGCCTGGGTGTGGGGCCCGGTCACCCCTGAGGAAGGGGTCCTTTTCCTCATTCATATATAGTGCCCTGTGAGCTGGTAGAGGCCCTTTGGATCCTGTATAGTCGGGACGTAGGAGAAACTGAGCCTGGGCTGAAGAAACCAGGTCAGAGTTTAGGTCTCGGGCAGTGAGGACTCTCAGGGGCAGGTCTTCCTCCAGGGCACTGGTCAGAATTTAATTATAGGTAAGTCCCGAAAGTGAGAGGAATCTGAGGATAGGGGCCTCTGAGGCCCCAGGGGGGAACAGGAGAGGCAAGAGTGCTAAGACAGGTCTTGTGGGAAGAGGCTGAGGCTGGATCTCTACTGGGAAGGTGAGGATGAGAAGCCTGGAGGCCAGGAGTCGGGATCCGAGCGCCCAGATGCCTTCCGTGAAAGCATGGAGCGGCGTGGGGACTAGGGGCATCTGGATGACCCCTCCCTGTCTAGTGTTGCTCGTGCCAGGCAGGGAAGTTTGCCTCATGTGGCCACATCATGTGATTTTCAAGAGAAGCTGAAAAACTTAGATTTACATGTGAAGTCATTTGCTTTGTAAATCTgagcaaaaaatcaaaacatttttaagaagtgggctgcaggaagcacatGTAAGTGATCTGACTTTAGTTGTGTGTGAGGGGAGCTAGGGGTGAGGAATTAGGGGCTGCTCCATATGGGGCCTTGGAGCTAACGCACGGAGTGGCTGCTTGGCCCTGCCGGCAGGAACGGGAGTAGGAGCTGTGGTGAGGGGTGCtcgggaggggaggcagggagagtggCTTGTCTACTGAGGCTCTCTTCCCTTGCCCCCCAAGAACCGAGAGCTGCAGATTATGCGTAAGCTGGACCACTGCAATATCGTGAGGCTGAGATACTTTTTCTACTCCAGTGGGGAGAAGGTGAGACCTGGGTGTGGGGATTCCTCCTCCGCTTGGGCTCAACCCATCTGCCTGCCTTTCTCATGGCTGCTCGTCCCTTCCCCTGTTATTCCCCACACACCTTCCTCCCCCTCTTCCTtgctcatttctcatgatgcctCACACCTCTCCTTTGCTCTCTGCAGAAAGACGAGCTTTACCTAAACCTGGTGCTGGAATACGTGCCCGAGACAGTGTACCGGGTGGCCCGCCATTTTACCAAGGCCAAGTTGAACATCCCTATCATCTATGTCAAGGTAGGCAGGCTGACGGGCTGCGGGGGTCCCACCCACCAAGTCAGGCGCTCCAGACAGACTCTCCCATCATTTCCAAGTTTACGTTGGTCTCTAGAGGCCTCACGTGCCTTGCCCTTGTCCCTACATCCCCAGAGATGGAGCTCCCCAAAGGCAGGGCAGCCCAGGCCGAGGCCTGATGCAGTCAGGGAGGCAGGCTGACCAGGGCTGGGGAGGCTGCACGTTACCGGCTCGGGTCCACCCCAGGAGCCTACTGGCACCAAGCAGTGTTGGTGTGGTCAGCTCAGAATCGAGGTGGGGACTTAGAATGCAGAGGCACAATGAGGTCAGAGGCCTGGCCCGTGGAGCCCTGGCAGAGGGGGATGGGAAGGAGGCAGGGTTGGAGGAAACTTAGTGTCCATGGCACCAGGGACTCAGGCGTCTTCATGGCCTGCGGAGGCTCATTCCCCTGGTGCTGTGCCCTGTGTGTTACTGTCCCTAAGGACGGATTTGAGTGAGTGACTGGGTGAGTGGGCGGGCTTCGGGATGCTGTGGAGGACGGGACCCGAGCAGCCAGCTGCACGGCGGGAGGAGGGTGGGCTCGCGTTTGCGGAGGTTGCATGGGCCGTCTTTCCTCCCATTGACTTTAAGCATCCCAGGCCTAGGGGGTGCTGTGGGACTGCACCTTCTGGGGGGGGCGGGTGGTGGTGATCTGGTCTGTGGACTGTATCCTGGACCCAGCACTGAGCAGCTCTAGGGGTCCCACTGACTGCGACGCAGACTACTCCAGAAGAGCTCTCAGTTTAGCAGGGTAGACAGGCATCATCACAGAGAACTATAAAACTACCAACAATGGCCGACCCGGAAGCAGCACAGGGATTCTGCAAAGAGGAGGCCCCTAGCCCTGCCTGCTTTGGGAGTGAGAAGGATTgaggaaggcttctgggaggagacTGGGGCACAGGGCAAGAAGTTGGCATCTCTGGCCACAGGCACTGGGAACAGAGGAGGCGGTGCCCAGAAGGCAGGCCTGAGCAGTTACACATGCTGGGCAATGGACGAAGCCCTGGGGCTGCAGGagcaatggaaacactgagatcCCTGCTCTTGGCACTTAACGTCCTAGTCAGTAGGAAAGAGAATAGCAGAAAAATCCAGGTGGAGAGGGGCTGGCCTGAGGGTGGTTTTGACTGCCGagtgaaggaggctgagccctTCCTACAGCCAGTGGTTTTCTTGGTGAGGCTCCCAGCCTGCTTTAAAGCAAGGCCTTCCTGATGTGCCTGTCTTGCCCATCAGGCTTCTGCCGAAGTGTGTTTGAAGCAGCGGTTTCCAAAGTGTGGACCAGCACCAGCACTAGGGGGCTGGTTGCAGAGCCTCATCCTGATCTACCGAATCAGAACCTCTGGGAGTGGGCCCTGCAGTCCTTGTTTTAACACGGCCTCCACGTGATTCTGGTGCTCACCAAAGCTTGAGAACCAAGGGGCAGCGGAAGTGTTTTCAAGACAGGGAGAGTGGGTCCGGAAGGGCTCTGCAGGCCGAGATGGTGGAGCAGGGGTGTGCTCTGCGGGGAGAGCTGGGCTGGAGTTCTGctgtcccctgcccaccccaggtGTACATGTACCAGCTCTTCCGGAGCTTGGCCTACATCCACTCCCAGGGCGTGTGTCACCGTGACATCAAGCCCCAGAACCTGCTGGTGGATCCCGACACTGCTGTCCTCAAGCTCTGCGATTTTGGCAGGTGGGCCTCACCTGGGGTGGGCTGGGTGGCTGAAGGGGCGAGGAGGGATCCTGACCCTTGGCCTGTGTTGACTCCTGCCCATATCTTCCCACAGTGCAAAACAGTTGGTCCGCGGGGAGCCCAATGTCTCCTACATCTGTTCTCGCTACTACCGGGCCCCAGAGCTGATCTTCGGAGCCACCGATTACACCTCATCCATCGGTCAGacttggcggggggcggggggcgggtagCAGTCATGGCAGTTTTTGAGGTCCTTCTGTGTGTCTGCCAGGCTCGGTGATAAAGCGTAACACTGTTCCTTTAGCTGGTCCTCACAAATTCAGGAAGGTGACGCTGTCATAGGTGTATTTTACAGTCTAAAGCTTAGAGTGGTGAGGTCACCTGCCCACAGTCAGGTGGgactgggcagggctgggctttGAAAGCGGACCTGACTCCAGAGTCCATAGAGCCCTGGAACCTCCCAGGAAGTCCTTTCTCCTCAGTCAGCAGGAGGAGCTGACAGTGACCTTGGGGGAATCGGGAGGTGAAAGGCTTTGCCACCATGAAGGTGTGACCTGTTCACAGGGCCTCGATGTCCTTCCCTGTTGCTGGGGGTGAGAGTGCCAACTTCCAGGCATGAGGAGAGGGTGTGAAAGTGTTTGGAAGAGAAAGTTCATCAGCTTTGCAAGGAAACTTCATGGTCCCTAGGTGTGAACTTGTGCTGTGGGGGTCAAGGTACAGGACTGGAAGGGGTGACTAACCAGGCCACGGCTATTTCCAAGTGCAAGAGAGAGGCCAGAAGTAAGTAAGGCAGCTCATTTAATGCTTTCCCTTCCTGAGGCCCGGAGAACACAGGTGTCTGTTCTGGGCCTGTTGATGTGTCCTCTGAGGCTGCAGAGAAAAGGCTTACTGGGATCAGAGTGGTGAGAGGCGATGGAATCCTCTAGATTGGAGAGCACGGCGTAGTCAGGCAGACTTGGAGGTTCAGAGTCAGGCTTCTGTGTTCCTatactgtgtgaccttgtgcaAGGCCCTTTCTCACTGAGCCAAGAAAATGGGGCTCTTGGCATTTCTTCatcatgaaggacagaaatggttgcCCGGGGATGGGCATGGTAGCTCTGACCCTTCCCTGTTCCTCTTCAGATGTGTGGTCGGCTGGCTGTGTACTGGCTGAGCTCCTCTTGGGCCAGCCCATCTTCCCTGGGGACAGTGGGGTGGACCAGCTGGTGGAGATCATCAAGgtgagggcagggccagggcgGGCAGGGACTGGGCTCAGGGCCAAGGACCTTGGCTCAGACCCCTTCCTTTCCCTACAGGTGCTGGGAACACCAAGCCGGGAACAGATTCGCGAGATGAACCCCAACTACACGGAGTTCAAGTTCCCCCAGATTAAAGCTCACCCCTGGACAAAGGTGGGGCAGGGTTCGGGGTTCAGGCAGCGTGGCTGAGGTCCCTAATGGAGGCCAACTGGTCTGGGGACCTGGCTACAGTCATGGCTCAGTAGTGGGTCAGTTAACTTTGATCACATGGCAAAGTTTAAAGCTGAGAACCCCCAGTAAATCCCAGAGGCCTGATTTCAGATGGGGAGACAGGCTCACAGCACAGCAGGGCCCAAACAGTCATGGGACCCGAGCGGGTTGCTCATCTGATACAAGCTCACCTCCCCTCAAGAGGCTGcgtgtcagtttcctcatctggaaagcgGGGTTGTGGGGGCGAGCAGGAACACTCCAGTGCCCAGGGCCTCAGCCATCTCCTCTGCACCTCCAGGTGTTCAAATCGCGGACGCCGCCCGAGGCCATCGCGCTCTGCTCCAGCCTGCTGGAGTACACCCCCTCCTCGAGGCTCTCGCCGCTGGAAGCCTGCGCGCACAGCTTCTTCGATGAACTGCGATGTCCTGGAACCCAGCTCCCCAACAACCGCCCGCTCCCCCCCCTCTTCAATTTCAGTCCTGGTGGTGAGAGCCCAGCCTGGGGTCTGGGGTGCTGGAGGGGCAGCTGGAGACAGCGAAGAGCTTGGTGTGGAAGACCGGAGAGCTGAGGGTGGGCTGCAAGGCAGGCCTGGGGCTCAGGAAATACACCCCTGAGGCAGGGACACCCCAACCCACCTCATCTGCACTCTGCAATCTCCCGTGTTAGGctccttccagttttatttaaAGGGTTCGGTAGCTACATCTATCCCTATCTGGTGCCCCTTTCTAACCAGGACTGGGTCGCCAGGTGCCCTGTCCCTTGACTAGACATGTCCATTCCTGTCTCTAGAActcaccatccaaccatctctcaaTGCCATCCTCATCCCTCCTCACTTGAGGTCCCCGGCGGGCACTGCCTCCCTCACCCCATCCTCACAAGGTAAGTTGGAGGCCATCTCCTGTGCAGTAAAGCTGCATTTCTCAgtgtatgggggggggggggcggcggttGTTCTCACAGCCCCCCCAGTTTACTGCAGAAATTGTTGACAGGATGTTTCCCATGTGAATGGCCACCTTTGTAAGGCATTATCGCCTGTATTTTGTGTTCAGATGCAGACTGGAAAACCAAAGACATACATTTGGCCTGCACAAACAGTTAGATTTGTTCCTCCCATTGAAAAGTGAGAGCTATTTTATGTGCAGATCCAGATTTCCTGTTTCTCTCGGGGAAGAAATCAGACTGGCAGCAGTGGGCCTGCCTCTGCTCAGGGCGGTCCTGCCAGCTGGAGCTGAGGTCCGGCTGCCCCCTGTGCTAGGAGGGGCTGTGCTCCCTTGTGAGTCACTTAGTGACCAACCTGGCCCTTTAGCGTCTGAGTTTGAAACCCTCAACCTAAAGTGACAGCTTTCGGTTTCTAATGTAGCATCTCACACCAGCTTCCTGCCttggggtggcggggtgggggtgggggtccaaCAGGCCCAGGTTAACCATCTGCTCCTTCCCCCGCTCAGCTTTAAGTGAGGTTCAGACCAGCTCGGACTGGCAGTCGACCGATACCACAGCCACCCTCACTAACTCTTCCTGAGGGCGCCACCGACTACCCTTCCATCTGGGAGCCCTGCGTGGGGCTGGGAAGGGGggccatagcccaccaagctcctgccCTGACTGGGCCCCTAGACCAGAGGGCAGAGGTAAAcaagtccccccccccccctccagtCCCTCCCTCACCAGCCTCACCCCTGCGGTGGGCTTTTTAAGAGGATTTTAACTGgttgtggggagggaagagaaggaaagacaagGGATGGGGGGCATGAGGACCTTCCACCCCCTcagcctcccaccctccccccaggtcTCCACCTCCTCCAACCCCCTCCCCTACTGTGTCCCTTGTAAATAGAACCAGAccagcccctctcctcctcttccccccctCGCCCCCGGGTGTAAATAgattgttataatttttttcttaaagaaaatgtcGATTCGCACCGTCCAACCTGGCCCCTTCCCCTCCTACAGCTGTGTCCCTGCTCCTGTCCTCTGCCCCTAaggcctcctccctcctctcccgaccctggagggcaggggcagTGGGGGAGCTCCTGATGTCTTAGTTTTCACAGTAAGGTTTGCCTGTGTACAGACCTCCGTTCAATAAATTATTGGCATGAAAACCTGCTTCCTGTCTAGACACCTGTTTTCACAGAGGTGAGGGAGGGCTTGCGGCAGGGTGGGCTGGGACCGAGTGGGCTGCGTCTCAGGCAGGGGAGCAGGGTGGAGTGAACCCAGGCGGGCCCAGGCCTCCTGTGCCTCAGCTCCGTGCATGTGGTGAGCTGCCTCTGGGTTACCCACTGCAGCACACATCATCTGCTTCCACTTAGGGAAGTACCGTCATTCCCAGGTGATTGGTGAAAGAGCTGGCCATCAGATAAGTCAGGGCCACAGAACATAAGTGGCAGAATCAAAGTTTGAATAAAGGGCTCCCTATATCATAGCCTGAGCCACCTGCCGCTTAAGGGGGACACAGGATGATGAGGGGGGTCACTTGGGCCAAAACAACCTTGATACAGACTCTTGGTGGGCATGGATGGGGCAGAGGAGCCGTTTCCAAACCCTAGCAGAGAGCCCCAAGCCTTCATTGCTGTCTTAAACAGGACCCTACTGTGCCCACCTCTAGGGATGGTGGAAAGTGACAACTTTGGGAAGGTTGTTGCAGAGGGCCGGATTTTTCTCCTTGCTTTGTAAACGTGCTGGAGCCAGATGGTGGGGCTGTGGCAGAGCAAAATGGCATCTCCTCCACATGGTGCCAATGGTAGCGAAGGCAAGAGGCCCTAGAAGTAAAAGGGGGCCTGGAGAGGAGCAACTGAACTATCCACTAGTGGACTCCATTTGTGAAATGGGAGAGTTCTGAACATACCCCTGAGGGTGTTCAGGGGCTGTTCCTATGGTATCTGGGCTCTGCTATCTCATGAGGTGAGCCCCAGGGCATCTGTATACTGACGGCCCAGAGCAAACCCTGCCCCTCCCTGCTCAGCACCATCAGCTGTCACCTTGTTCGTAGGATGAACACCGAGAGCAGGTGGACTGGATGAGGGAAGGAAGGCTCTGGATGAGGGGCTGACCTTGGGTTCCTGGGGAACCCTGCCTGCTGCTCACACCAGTGGGCCATGAGGTTCCCAAGGGTGTCCCTACACCCACCTCCCTGGCCTCTGTCCAGGTCTggccccatcctctccttcccagcCCATCTTCAGCTTCCTCCTTGCCCCACCCTGATGGATGCCAAAGAGCCCCCCTAACCTCACAGAGAACCTttaccccatcccatcccctgcACTTCCCTCACTTCTGAGGCTGGCTTTCAAGACCTTCCCAGGTCTAGACTTCCCCCAGTCCCCTACCTCATCACCCCTCCTTTGGGCGGCCTCCCTTCCGGACACCTCAGCCACAGCCTGTCCTGCCGTACATGTCCGAGCACCTTGGTTTAGAGGCCCGAGAGGAGCCTGCCCCATGGGCCTGCCACAAGTGATCTGCTTTCATCTGGAGAGCAAAGGACTGTCAGCCCAACATAACCTCAGAAAACGGGGATTCCTTCCTGCTCCTGAGACCTTTTTCTCTTTCGCGGCCCCTTAAGCCCAGTTCCTTTCCCTGTAGTTACACTGACTCCTCTGAGCTGCTGCCTCCTGTGCTGGTTTCAGGTCACACTCAGCACCACTGGTTACAGATGCGGGATAAAAGCACCACCTGGACTCAAATCCCGGGGGACGCCTCTGCCCAGCTGAGACCTTGGATGAATCTGTCCCTGTTTTCTTGGGATAATACTGAGATGGCCTCACAGGCCTGCTGggatcacatacacacacagtgctAACTGCAGCGCCTGCCACGGCTGCAGCCGAATGTCTGCTGTCACTGTTGTCAGTAACTGGACAACCTCTGAGTGCACCGAGAACGCAACGCCTTTGGGTGGTGTCTGCCTGTAGTATTGCCTCCCTCTTCTACAAGATGTTTGCCTTTTCAAGGACTACTTTCTCTAGAAGCCTCTGACCCCTGACCTACCACAGAGTTTGTTTCCTGCTCCGGGCTCCTACTGCCCCTACACCTCCCCACTGCTGCCCCGAGGACCCTGGGGCTGACGTGTGCCTGCCCCGCCTCAGGCACCAGACACCTGACTCATCTTTGGGCCCCAGCACACACAGGGTGGCCTTAG
Protein-coding sequences here:
- the GSK3A gene encoding glycogen synthase kinase-3 alpha isoform X1 encodes the protein MSGGAPSGGGPGGSGRARTSSFAEPGGGGGGGGGGPGGSASGPGGSGGGKTSVGAMGGGVGASSSGGGPSGSGGGGSGGPGAGTSFPPPGVKLGRDSGKVTTVVATLGQGPERSQEVAYTDIKVIGSGSFGVVYQARLADTRELVAIKKVLQDKRFKNRELQIMRKLDHCNIVRLRYFFYSSGEKKDELYLNLVLEYVPETVYRVARHFTKAKLNIPIIYVKVYMYQLFRSLAYIHSQGVCHRDIKPQNLLVDPDTAVLKLCDFGSAKQLVRGEPNVSYICSRYYRAPELIFGATDYTSSIDVWSAGCVLAELLLGQPIFPGDSGVDQLVEIIKVLGTPSREQIREMNPNYTEFKFPQIKAHPWTKVFKSRTPPEAIALCSSLLEYTPSSRLSPLEACAHSFFDELRCPGTQLPNNRPLPPLFNFSPGELTIQPSLNAILIPPHLRSPAGTASLTPSSQALSEVQTSSDWQSTDTTATLPPGLHLLQPPPLLCPL
- the GSK3A gene encoding glycogen synthase kinase-3 alpha isoform X2, whose protein sequence is MSGGAPSGGGPGGSGRARTSSFAEPGGGGGGGGGGPGGSASGPGGSGGGKTSVGAMGGGVGASSSGGGPSGSGGGGSGGPGAGTSFPPPGVKLGRDSGKVTTVVATLGQGPERSQEVAYTDIKVIGSGSFGVVYQARLADTRELVAIKKVLQDKRFKNRELQIMRKLDHCNIVRLRYFFYSSGEKKDELYLNLVLEYVPETVYRVARHFTKAKLNIPIIYVKVYMYQLFRSLAYIHSQGVCHRDIKPQNLLVDPDTAVLKLCDFGSAKQLVRGEPNVSYICSRYYRAPELIFGATDYTSSIDVWSAGCVLAELLLGQPIFPGDSGVDQLVEIIKVLGTPSREQIREMNPNYTEFKFPQIKAHPWTKVFKSRTPPEAIALCSSLLEYTPSSRLSPLEACAHSFFDELRCPGTQLPNNRPLPPLFNFSPGELTIQPSLNAILIPPHLRSPAGTASLTPSSQALSEVQTSSDWQSTDTTATLTNSS